The candidate division WOR-3 bacterium sequence CGAGGTGGTGAGAGAGGCATACACCAATGAAGGAAGATCAGATAGATATAAGGATGGCTATGTGCGTTATCTAACGGAATCCCAATTTGGTTACGCGGCGGCAATAAATGGAATTATTTTAAGGGAGCGTCCAGCAGCAAATTTTTTCATTGGACCATTTTTTGCTGAGGCACTCCTTATCGCCGAAACTGGTAACCAGATAGGCGCAATTCAGATTGCCGGCACCGACCAAGTTCTCCAGTTACCATTTTTCGTGACGGCCTGTGATTATACTTTGCTCGGCGAGGAGGTTTATGCTGCAAGCGCCTATCTCACCAGGGATCCGGTCTTGGTGGGTTCCTTGAAGGCACAGGATGCTGGGAAACTCCTTACCCTGCTCGTTCTCATCCTTATGACCATCCTCACATTTTTAAAAATAAATCTCATCAGTCTAATAAAGGTGCAATGAAAAGGAAACTTCCCTTAGGTTTATGTCTACTGATGGGGCTCTTGATGATGGGACAATTTTTCATACCCCATCCGGTCTCCACAAAATTTAATACCCTGATTAATAAATGGGTGATTGTCATATCCGCCTTCGCACTGGTTTTGGGGATTGGAAATCTTTCTCGCCATCATATCCAAATTATCCAACGCAGCGGTCCCAATCGATTCTACAGTTTGGTGACCCTTCTCAGTATGCTGGGAATGGCTATTATTGGAATTTTCTTTGGAATAGATGAAAAATCGCTCTATCAGAAAATATTTATCCACATCCTGACCCCATTGGGTGCGACGATGTTTGCTTTACTAGCCTATTATATGAGCTCTGCGGCTTATCGTGCATTTCGGGCACGCAGTATCGAGGCCGGATTGCTACTCGGTTCGGCATTCGTGGTGATGATTGGCTTTATGCCAATAGGACAATTAATCCATCCCATAATCCCCGGGCTTGCCGAGTGGCTGATGAAAGTTCCCAATATGGCATCCCAGCGCGGTATTTTATTTGGTGTTGCCTTTGGTGCGGTCGCCACCGCCCTCAAAATAATTCTGGGTATTGAACGGTCCTGGTTGGGTGGAAGAGATTAAAATGGATTTATTCTCGGGATTTACCAGGATTGACCGAAGGCTGATTTATCTGCTATTGACGCTTTTCGTCATATTGCCCTTTTTTGTAAAATTTCGTATTCCACAAAATATAATGCCCCAGACAAAGAATTTGTTTGAGTTTATAGAAAACCTGAATCCCACATCCGAAAAGGCAGTTTTGCTTTCCATTGATTATACTCCTCAGACGATGCCTGAATGCCATCCGATGGCCCTCAGTCTGCTTACCCATTGTTTCAAAAAAAAGATTCCGGTAATAGGAGTTTCATTCGACCCACAGGCACCGGGTTTGGCGATTGAGGCGTTCAACTGGGTAGCAAACAAGATAAATAGCATAGCAAGAAGCAGTTCAGATTCCATAATATATGGTCGGGATTATGTCTATCTGGGTTGGAAATCAGGAAGGATTGCGGCTTTGCTGGAAATGGGTGAGAAAATAAGCAATGTCTTCCCAAAGGATTATTACAATAATTATACCGACTCCCTCTCTTTGATGAAGAAGATAAAAAATTACCGTGATATTTCGATTGCCATCATCCTTGCCGCTGCTGATTATCCCCAGGAATGGCTGATGTATGCCCAGGCAAGGCATGGCTTAAAATTAGGCGCTGGTTTGACTGCAGTGATGGCTCCCAAATACTATCCGTTTCTCCAGACCGGGCAACTTTCCGGGATGATCTCAGGGATGAAAGGTGCAGCAGAATACGAAAATCTTCTATTAAGATATGGTTATACCGAAACAACCGGCAAAGCTGAAATCGGCATGAACTCCCAGACCTTGGTCCATCTTTTGATCATCGGACTCATTATTATCGGCAATGTAGGTTATCTTGCCACCAAAAAAAAGGATAAAAAGATGTTTAAAGGTACGCAACCTTCACGGCAAAAAGGACGGATTTCTTGAGCCCCGATCCCTGGATCTGGCTTGCTGCTTTTTTAACCATGATGGTCTTCTCTTTTCTTTTCAGGGATAATCCGTTTTATAAATTTGCTGAACATCTTTTTGTCGGAGTGGCTAATGGTTATTACATCGTCTTTTACTGGCATCAGGCATTAAAACCAAATCTCTTTGAACCATTGAAGAACGGGAATCTTATCTACCTCATTCCCCTGATTTTGGGTCTTTTATATTTCACCCGGTTCATCCCCCGATGGAGTTGGCTTGTGCGGTTACCTTTAGGTTTTATGATCGGCTGGGGTGCAGGTATTTCTATACCGGCGAATATCCAAGCATTCATATTCAGACAGATCGAAGGGACCATCGTAACTCCGGAAATACTCAATTCGGGTTGGGAAGGTATCTGGGCAGTGCTGATTTTTATCGGTGTCATCTGCACGGTCATCTACTTCTTTTTCTCTACTGAACATCGGGGGGTATTGAAGTATGGAGCGCGTTTTGGTATTATTTTCATCATGTTAGGCTTTGGTGCCTCATTTGGTTACACCGTAATGGCACGGGTGAGCCTTTTAATCGGCCGTATCCAATTTCTCCTTGGTCCTTGGTTAGGGCTGATAAAATGAAAGGAGTCATATGAAGAGCAAAGAGATTATAAAGATTACTGAAAAGTTTAGTGCCTCCAATTACCATCCTCTGCCGGTAGTCTTGAAAAGAGGCAGAGGGGTATGGGTCTGGGATGTAGAAGGAAGAAAATATCTTGATATGTTAAGCGGTTATTCGGCGTTGAATCAAGGACACTGTCATCCGATGATTGTCAAAGCCGCCAAAGAACAAATCCAGAAACTCACCCTCACCTCACGGGCATTCCATAATGATAAACTTGGGTTTTTCTTACAAAAACTCTGTAGCATCACCGGATATGAAAAAGCACTACCCATGAACTCCGGTGCCGAGGCGGTTGAGACCGCAATAAAGGCGGCGAGAAAATGGGGATATTATAAAAAAGGGGTGAAAAAAGATAAGGCGGAAATAATCGTCTGCAAAAACAATTTCCATGGCCGGACAATAACGATTGTCGGTTTCTCTTCAGAATTTCAATATCGCGATGGTTTTGGTCCATTTACCCCCAATTTTAAAGTGATCCCCTATAATGATACAAAGGCACTAAAAAATGCGATAAATAAAAATACCGTTGGGTTTTTAGTAGAGCCCATCCAAGGCGAAGGCGGGGTAATTGTTCCTGATGATGGTTATCTGAAGGAATGTTATAAAATCTGCCAAGAGAATTATGTGCTCTTTATCGCAGATGAAATCCAGACCGGTTTTGGCCGGACCGGTAGGCTTTTTGCTTATGAATATGAGAATATCAAACCGGACATTTTAATCGTCGGGAAGGCACTGAGTGGAGGTTTATATCCAATCTCTGCAATCCTCTGCGATAACTGGATAATGGATGTCTTTAAGCCTGGAGACCATGGTTCCACTTTTGGCGGTAATCCTCTCGCCGCTGCCATCGGGATGGCAGCACTCGATGTGATATTAAAAGAAAACTTGCCCCAGCGGGCTTATGAACTTGGTAAATGGTTTATGGATGGGCTGCGCCAGATAAAGAATCCGGTGATAAAAGAGGTGCGCGGCAAAGGGCTGTTGATTGGCGTAGAACTAACCGAAAAAGCCCGGCCCTTCTGCGAGGCATTGCTGCGGGAGAGAATTCTCGCTAAGGATACCCATGATTATGTTGTCCGGTTTGCACCACCGCTGGTGATAAAAAAAGAAGAATTGGCATGGGCATTAAAGCGGATTAATACCGTCTTCTCTACACGAAATTAGTATTTTTTTACTTTAAATTCTTGTCCTTCCCCAAAAGAGTTGGGAACAAAAAGAAATCCTGCTGATTTTCTTTTAATGAGTATATCCCACCAGTTTCGCAAAACTCCTATTTAAAACTTCCTCTTAATGCTGGATTAATCACGCTCAAAGATTGGTAGGATCGTGAGGGTAAAGTCTTAATGGGTACTTGGACAATTTGTGTCTTGACAATGGCAGAAATTAGACTAAAATTGTATACGGAGGTGTGATGAAAAAAACTGCGACTTTAAAAGAATTTTCTTATAATCCAGTAAAGGCGCCCCGCGGTTTGCAACTGAGTTGTAAATCATGGCAACAGGAAGGTGCCTTGAGAATGCTCCAGAACAACCTTGACCCAGAGGTAGCGGAGAAACCAGAAGAACTCATTGTCTACGGTGGCTGTGGCAAGGCAGCAAGAAATTGGGAATGCTACTATAAGATCGTCGAATCCCTAAAAAATTTAGAGAATGATGAAACATTACTAATCCAGTCTGGCAAACCGGTGGGCATCTTTAAGACATTTGAATATGCACCCAGGGTATTGATCGCAAATTCATTGCTGGTCCCAGCCTGGGCAAACTGGGACTACTTTCGGAAACTGGAAATGCTTGGCTTGATTATGTATGGACAGATGACCGCGGGAAGCTGGATTTATATTGGAACCCAGGGAATCATCCAGGGAACCTATGAGACCTTTGCCGCCTGTGCCCGAAAGCATTTTGGCGGCACATTAAAAGGCAAATGGGTTTTGACTGGTGGAATGGGCGGGATGAGCGGTGCGCAGCCTCTGGCAGTGACTATGAATGAAGGTGTGATCCTGGACATAGAAGTTGATCCTAAAAGGATTGAAAGAAGGGTCAAACAGGGGTTCTGTGACATGATGGTCTACGATCTTGATGAAGCGTTGAAATTGGTATTTGATGCAGTAGAAAAGAAGATTCCACGCTCGGTAGGACTCGTTGGCAATTGTGCGGATATTGAACCAGAACTCGTAAAAAGAAATATTATTCCTGATGTTTTAACTGACCAGACTTCAGCCCACGACGAACTCAATGGCTATGTGCCGGGTGGAATGAGCCTGGAGGATGCCTTAGAATTGCGCCGGCGAAATCCAGAAGAATATAAAAAGCGGGCGCTGGAATCGATTGCCCGTCATATGGAGGCGATGCTGGAGATGCAAAGACGGGGTGCGATCGCATTTGATTACGGAAACAATATCCGCGGTCAAGCGAAAAGAGCCGGTGTCGAAGACCCATTCAGAATTCCAGGTTTCGTCCCAGAATACATCCGGCCGCTGTTCTGCGAAGGAAAAGGTCCGTTCCGCTGGGCAGCACTCTCGGGTGATAAAGAAGATATCTATCTCCTTGATGGTGAGGTTCTGAGGATGTTTGGTGATAATCCTTCGATCCGCCGCTGGATTGAACTTGCTCAGCAAAAGATTCCTTTTCAGGGACTGCCCGCACGAATTATGTGGCTTGGCTATGGAGAGCGGGATAAATTCGGTTTGAGGATAAATCAACTCGTCCGGGAAGGAAAATTGAAGGCACCCATTGTCATCGGTCGAGACCATCTTGATTGTGGTTCGGTTGCATCGCCTTACCGGGAGACAGAAGGAATGATTGATGGCTCAGATGCGATTGCTGATTGGCCTATATTAAATGCCCTTTTGAATACAGCCTCGGGTGCCTCATGGGTATCGGTCCACCATGGTGGAGGTGTAGGAATCGGTTATTCGATCCATGCCGGACAGGTGTTGGTCTGCGACGGGACGACTATGATGGACAAAAGGATTGAAAGGGTCTTGACCAATGATCCCGGTATCGGGGTTGCCCGGCATTACGACGCAGGTTATCCCGAGGCGATAGAATTCGCAAAGAAAAATAAGATCAAAATCCCGATGGAAAAGTTATGAAAAATTTCGCTCCCAAACTGGGTAGGTATCTGAGGCGGTTTTGTTTTATTCTTTTTTTATGCACCTTTTCAGGACTGCGGTGTTCAGATCGAAACTGTATTACTATCGTCTATGATGCCCAACCTACTGATTTTGATCCCCACCGGCGCCGGGAGATTGTGGCGATGTCCATTCTCAGCAATATCTATGAAGCCCTGGTTAGTCTTGATGCAGATATGAAACCGGTTCCTGGACTTTCAGTTTACTGGGAAAGAATCGATTCCCTGACCTGGCGTTTTTATTTGCGCGAGGGGGTGAAATTTCATAACGGAAAGAAATTGACTCCAGCCGATATAATATACTCCTTATACCGTCCCTTTCATCTCCCTTATTCTCAGTATGCTGTCCTTAGAGGCTATATCGATACCATCCTTCCTGAGGATACGAATAAGATCGTGATTTCTCTCAAAATTCCTCATCCTTTTCTTCTCTATGACCTGGCAAGCATCTTTATCATCCCCGAAGATTTTCAACCCACACCGGATTCATTTTGTGGAACTGGCCCTTACAAGATGAAGAATATTACAGAAAACCGTTTGGAACTTGAAAAATTTAAAGACTACTGGGGCGGTCGGATAGACTTTGTGCGGCTTATATATCTTTTTGTCCCCGAAGTGGAAGAGCGAATCAAATTATTGAGCAATGGCCAAGCCGATATCATCACATTTATTCCGTTGACTTACCTTGAGACCCTGAGTGATGCCGGGAAGATCGTTGCTACCTCGGGTGTGGCGGTAAGATATTTAGAGATGGATTTGAGTAAGTATCCATTCAATTCCCAAAAATTCCGCCAGGCACTGAGTCTGGGGCTTAACCGTGAGCATCTCGCAGAAAATATCTATCATAACTTTGCAACCCCTGCCAATCAATTCATCAGCCAGGGTCTGATTGGATTTGATTATAATCTACCCAAGTTTCCATACGATCCGGATAGTGCTCGTAAACTCTTAAAAAAATTGGGTCCAATGCCGGAGATTGAATTTGACTTTGCGGAATCCCGGGCTTACATTGCCCAAGCAATCATCGAAGATTTGCAGCGGATAGGCCTAAAAATTAAACCCCATCCTCTACCAGTAGAAAAATACTGGGAGAAGATAAATTCGCGCAAATCAGAATTCTATCTTATCGCCAGCGTTCCACTTTCTAATGAAGGAATAAGCATATTGCGCAGTTCCTTTCACACCCAGGATTTAGCAAGAGGACTCGGGACTCAGAATAATATTGGTTATTCAAATCCGATCCTTGATACCCTGATTGAGCGGATGATTAGAACATCAGACCTTAAACATTGCATAAAATTAACCAATGAAGCCCAGAGAATTTTATTAACCGACCTGCCCAAAATTCCGGTGGTCTGGGAAAAAGAAATCTATGGCATCTCTGAAAGGATTGAGTGGAATCCCCGATTGGATGAGTTGATTATCGTGAAGGAGATAAGATTAAAGAAATGATTAAATATAATCTGAGAAAATATCTATCGATCTTCGTGCTCAGTCTTTTCCTTTGCCCATGCGCAAAGAAAACCCATACCATCACCATCTTATATGACCGGCCACCCCGCACTCTTGATCCCCATAGGCGGAATGAAATCGTGACGATTTCCATCCTTTCTAATATCTATCAGGGGCTTATTGAATATACTCCGGATCTCCGTCTGGTGCCCTGTCTCGCCCGGAACTGGTACCTGTCAGATAGTCTGACCTGGGTGTTTGATTTAAGAGAAGGTGTCCATTTTCATAATGGCGAGGAGTTTAGGGGAAGAGACGCAGTTTATTCATTATACCGGACGATCCGGAATAATACAACTGAGAATGCAACCCTTAAAAGGATTGTGGACACAATTTATGCCGCGGGCCCTCATCGTCTGATAATAAAGACAAGGTCTCCCTACCATGCACTTTTAAATGAGATCGATCGCCTCTATATCGTTCCTGAAGGTTATGAAAATTTCAGTTCCCCTATTGGAACCGGACCTTTTAAGGCCACATTTATCTCTGATGATTCTATTGTTTGTGTACTGTTTCAATATTACTGGGGGCCAAAACCACCAATAAGCAGGGGAGTATTCAAATTTATTCCTGAATTTAAAGACCGCCTCGCGCTTTTTAGAAATTGCAAAAATTGTGTTTTATATGGTGTACCCATATCGGTGTATACCCAAATGAAAGATAGCATTAAGATGATCGCTATTTCCGGGGTAGCGGCGCGTTATCTCCAGATGGATATAAGAAAATATCCTTTCAACCAACGTGAGTTTCGGAATGCACTCTCCCTGGCAATTGACCGTGCCAAATTGAATAAAGAACTCTACCAGGGACTTGCCCAGCCTGCCAACCAATTCATTCCTCGCGGTATGGTTGGCTACTGTCCTGACCTCCCGCCATTGAGTTATAATCCGGATAGTGCAGTGCAACTGATTAAAAAATTTGGCAATCCGGAAATCCACCTTTATTATGGCAAGGCGATCCAGGAACTGGGAACACACATCGCTTCATTTTTCCGTGCAGTAGGTGTGAGAATCGTGGAGCATCCGCTGGAAGCCAAGGCATTCTGGGAAGGTGTGGAAAAAAGAAGATTTGATTGTTATCTGATTTCGGCTCTTGTCACTACCTTAGATGGTCTGAGTACGATCCTGGAAGCCTTTTTCTATACCTATGACCCCCAAAAAGGTACCGGGCTGATGAATCGTTCGGGCTTTTCCAATCGCCAGATTGACAGTCTCATCAATTGTGCTTCTCAGATTGCCGATCCAGAAGAACGATTAAATATCATAAATCATATACAGAAGACCCTTTTGGTGGAAATGCCCATCATTCCCATTCTCTGGGAACCAAGGATTTATGGTCTCTCGCCAGATATCGATTTTGTGCCGCGGATTGACCAGACGATCCGTCTTGCCGAAATAAAGTTTAAAAAATGAAACTCTCGTTTCAAACGAAGTTAATAATCTCTTTAGCCATTATCATCACCATCATTTTCGGTCTCATGGGGTTATTTATGGCCAATGCCCGGAGTAAAGAATTGCGCAGCGAAATCGTAAATAATGCCCAAAACTTTGTTTTGCTTTCTACAGACAAAATTGGTGATGCCTTTTTGCGTTATTATAAAAACGCCTTTTTCAAATTTCGGTCCATTATTATAAGTAACCGCAATCTTAACCGCGATTTAAAAAATATTCAAATTGTCGATTTAAAAGGACGCATTTACTATGACATGAATCAGTATGAGAAAGGGCTGGTTTTCCTTCCGGCTTTGAAGTATACTGATGATGATTTTGTATTAGCGAATTTAAAAAAGATGGAGATGAAGATCCAGACTAACGATTGGGTATGTATCATCGCCCCGTATATTGATGAATACGGTGTCCACAATTACTCCATAGTTTATTACTTCACACTGGAAAGATTGAAAAAAGAATTGAAGGATGTTGTTGTCGGGAGTGCAGTGATGACGGCGGTAACAATCTTGTTAGGAATAATACTCGCCTACGCCTTGGCACAACGAATTACCGGCCATTTGAAGGTCCTGAGTGAAGGGGCAAAACGGATTGCCCAGGGTGATTTCAGTCCGATTACTGAAATCCGAACCGGAGATGAATTTGAGGACCTGGCCTGGGCATTTAAT is a genomic window containing:
- the rocD gene encoding ornithine--oxo-acid transaminase; this encodes MKSKEIIKITEKFSASNYHPLPVVLKRGRGVWVWDVEGRKYLDMLSGYSALNQGHCHPMIVKAAKEQIQKLTLTSRAFHNDKLGFFLQKLCSITGYEKALPMNSGAEAVETAIKAARKWGYYKKGVKKDKAEIIVCKNNFHGRTITIVGFSSEFQYRDGFGPFTPNFKVIPYNDTKALKNAINKNTVGFLVEPIQGEGGVIVPDDGYLKECYKICQENYVLFIADEIQTGFGRTGRLFAYEYENIKPDILIVGKALSGGLYPISAILCDNWIMDVFKPGDHGSTFGGNPLAAAIGMAALDVILKENLPQRAYELGKWFMDGLRQIKNPVIKEVRGKGLLIGVELTEKARPFCEALLRERILAKDTHDYVVRFAPPLVIKKEELAWALKRINTVFSTRN
- a CDS encoding ABC transporter substrate-binding protein, whose product is MKNFAPKLGRYLRRFCFILFLCTFSGLRCSDRNCITIVYDAQPTDFDPHRRREIVAMSILSNIYEALVSLDADMKPVPGLSVYWERIDSLTWRFYLREGVKFHNGKKLTPADIIYSLYRPFHLPYSQYAVLRGYIDTILPEDTNKIVISLKIPHPFLLYDLASIFIIPEDFQPTPDSFCGTGPYKMKNITENRLELEKFKDYWGGRIDFVRLIYLFVPEVEERIKLLSNGQADIITFIPLTYLETLSDAGKIVATSGVAVRYLEMDLSKYPFNSQKFRQALSLGLNREHLAENIYHNFATPANQFISQGLIGFDYNLPKFPYDPDSARKLLKKLGPMPEIEFDFAESRAYIAQAIIEDLQRIGLKIKPHPLPVEKYWEKINSRKSEFYLIASVPLSNEGISILRSSFHTQDLARGLGTQNNIGYSNPILDTLIERMIRTSDLKHCIKLTNEAQRILLTDLPKIPVVWEKEIYGISERIEWNPRLDELIIVKEIRLKK
- the hutU gene encoding urocanate hydratase — its product is MKKTATLKEFSYNPVKAPRGLQLSCKSWQQEGALRMLQNNLDPEVAEKPEELIVYGGCGKAARNWECYYKIVESLKNLENDETLLIQSGKPVGIFKTFEYAPRVLIANSLLVPAWANWDYFRKLEMLGLIMYGQMTAGSWIYIGTQGIIQGTYETFAACARKHFGGTLKGKWVLTGGMGGMSGAQPLAVTMNEGVILDIEVDPKRIERRVKQGFCDMMVYDLDEALKLVFDAVEKKIPRSVGLVGNCADIEPELVKRNIIPDVLTDQTSAHDELNGYVPGGMSLEDALELRRRNPEEYKKRALESIARHMEAMLEMQRRGAIAFDYGNNIRGQAKRAGVEDPFRIPGFVPEYIRPLFCEGKGPFRWAALSGDKEDIYLLDGEVLRMFGDNPSIRRWIELAQQKIPFQGLPARIMWLGYGERDKFGLRINQLVREGKLKAPIVIGRDHLDCGSVASPYRETEGMIDGSDAIADWPILNALLNTASGASWVSVHHGGGVGIGYSIHAGQVLVCDGTTMMDKRIERVLTNDPGIGVARHYDAGYPEAIEFAKKNKIKIPMEKL
- a CDS encoding ABC transporter substrate-binding protein; the encoded protein is MIKYNLRKYLSIFVLSLFLCPCAKKTHTITILYDRPPRTLDPHRRNEIVTISILSNIYQGLIEYTPDLRLVPCLARNWYLSDSLTWVFDLREGVHFHNGEEFRGRDAVYSLYRTIRNNTTENATLKRIVDTIYAAGPHRLIIKTRSPYHALLNEIDRLYIVPEGYENFSSPIGTGPFKATFISDDSIVCVLFQYYWGPKPPISRGVFKFIPEFKDRLALFRNCKNCVLYGVPISVYTQMKDSIKMIAISGVAARYLQMDIRKYPFNQREFRNALSLAIDRAKLNKELYQGLAQPANQFIPRGMVGYCPDLPPLSYNPDSAVQLIKKFGNPEIHLYYGKAIQELGTHIASFFRAVGVRIVEHPLEAKAFWEGVEKRRFDCYLISALVTTLDGLSTILEAFFYTYDPQKGTGLMNRSGFSNRQIDSLINCASQIADPEERLNIINHIQKTLLVEMPIIPILWEPRIYGLSPDIDFVPRIDQTIRLAEIKFKK